In Niallia sp. FSL W8-0635, one genomic interval encodes:
- a CDS encoding sensor histidine kinase, protein MIKKYLIEKKGWILFILLLQLFQLFMASIDETISFYSMVYICFISMLLFLLFAAFQYQKETTFYKGLSTREDDLDLTSLPKANTPYEKIIAESFTKQTTILMKERNQNLQQLELEKDELLSWIHEVKTPLTALRLLIDSIDNPEMKTSLTFEWLRIHHLLDQQLHQKRFPFIQNDLYIENIDLENILFDEIKTLQSWCIQKGIGFDVELQNTTVLTDGKWLSFIIRQLLSNAVKYSNNSDIVIMSYDNHGYTCLNITDNGIGIALQDLPRIFEKGFTSTAKHQNNHATGMGLYLSKKVADALKITIEVESTVNVGTTITLIFPKKNAFDQLIRGI, encoded by the coding sequence ATGATTAAAAAATATCTGATTGAAAAAAAAGGCTGGATTCTTTTTATCCTTTTACTACAGCTGTTTCAGTTATTTATGGCAAGTATAGATGAGACCATCTCCTTTTATTCCATGGTCTATATTTGCTTTATTAGTATGCTTTTGTTTCTTCTCTTCGCTGCCTTCCAATATCAAAAGGAAACAACTTTTTATAAAGGGCTATCTACTCGAGAAGATGATTTAGACCTTACATCTTTACCAAAAGCAAATACACCTTATGAAAAAATAATAGCAGAAAGCTTTACAAAACAGACTACCATTCTAATGAAAGAGCGCAATCAAAATCTTCAACAGCTCGAACTTGAAAAAGATGAACTTCTTTCATGGATTCATGAAGTAAAAACACCATTAACGGCACTGCGTTTATTAATTGACTCCATTGATAACCCTGAAATGAAAACATCTTTAACGTTTGAATGGTTAAGAATTCATCATCTTCTAGATCAACAGCTGCACCAAAAACGATTTCCTTTTATTCAAAATGATTTATACATAGAAAATATAGATCTAGAGAATATCCTCTTTGATGAAATTAAAACATTACAGTCCTGGTGTATACAAAAGGGAATTGGATTTGATGTAGAACTACAAAATACTACCGTGCTAACGGATGGAAAATGGCTATCCTTTATAATCAGACAGCTATTAAGTAATGCAGTTAAATATAGCAACAATTCCGATATTGTAATAATGAGCTATGACAATCATGGGTATACTTGTTTGAATATTACAGATAATGGGATTGGAATCGCTCTTCAGGATTTGCCTAGAATTTTTGAAAAAGGCTTTACTTCTACTGCTAAGCATCAAAATAATCACGCAACTGGAATGGGATTATATCTATCTAAAAAAGTTGCAGATGCACTAAAAATTACTATTGAAGTAGAGTCAACAGTAAACGTAGGCACAACCATTACTCTAATTTTTCCCAAAAAAAATGCATTTGATCAACTTATAAGAGGCATATGA
- a CDS encoding xanthine phosphoribosyltransferase, whose amino-acid sequence MELLKKKIEEEGIVLSDQVLKVDSFINHQMDPHLMKEIGQEFARLFKEAGITRILTIESSGIAPAIMAGLALDVPVIFARKRKSLTLTSDLYTATVYSFTKQESNEITVSKKYMHADDHVLVIDDFLANGQAALGLANIVEQAGATVSGIGILIEKSFQQGTEDLISKGYRVESLARIASLKGGKVTFAEQRIHEGIYAGGY is encoded by the coding sequence ATGGAGTTATTGAAGAAGAAAATTGAAGAAGAAGGTATTGTATTAAGTGATCAGGTATTAAAAGTAGATTCATTCATTAATCACCAAATGGACCCTCATCTGATGAAAGAGATTGGCCAAGAATTTGCTAGATTGTTTAAAGAAGCGGGAATAACTAGAATCTTAACAATAGAGTCATCTGGTATTGCGCCGGCTATTATGGCGGGGCTGGCATTAGATGTTCCAGTTATCTTTGCAAGAAAAAGAAAATCCCTTACGTTAACAAGTGATTTATATACAGCAACGGTTTATTCCTTTACTAAACAAGAATCAAATGAAATTACCGTTTCCAAAAAGTATATGCATGCCGATGATCATGTTCTTGTTATTGATGACTTTTTAGCGAATGGACAGGCTGCACTTGGTTTAGCAAATATTGTTGAACAAGCTGGTGCGACTGTGAGCGGGATTGGGATATTAATTGAAAAGTCATTCCAGCAAGGGACAGAAGATTTAATTTCAAAAGGCTATCGAGTAGAGTCCTTAGCAAGAATTGCATCCTTAAAGGGTGGCAAAGTAACATTTGCTGAACAACGTATACACGAAGGCATTTATGCAGGAGGATACTAA
- a CDS encoding ABC transporter ATP-binding protein yields MDILVASKVHKSYGNKANRQEVLKGVDLNVQKGEFVSIMGASGSGKTTLLNVLSSIDQATGGTIRIVEKEITRLKEKQLAEFRKNHLGFIFQDYNLLDTLTVKENILLPLSITKTPNKEAHQRFDTLAKELGIYEIKDKYPNEISGGQKQRTSAARAFIHEPSIIFADEPTGALDSKSASDLLNKLSHLNQTRSATILIVTHDPVAASYCNRVVFIKDGQIYTQLYKGSQDRQSFFQDIIKTQGILGGVQNDLK; encoded by the coding sequence ATGGATATATTAGTCGCTTCAAAAGTTCATAAAAGTTATGGGAATAAGGCAAACCGCCAAGAAGTGCTTAAAGGTGTAGACTTAAACGTTCAAAAAGGGGAATTTGTCAGTATTATGGGGGCTTCTGGTTCAGGGAAGACTACGCTACTAAATGTCCTTTCTTCCATAGACCAAGCTACCGGAGGAACTATTCGTATTGTGGAGAAAGAAATTACCCGTCTAAAAGAAAAGCAGTTAGCCGAATTCCGAAAAAATCATTTAGGATTTATCTTTCAAGATTATAATTTACTTGATACGTTAACAGTAAAGGAAAATATACTTTTGCCATTATCGATTACAAAGACACCAAACAAGGAAGCTCATCAACGTTTTGATACATTAGCGAAAGAACTAGGTATTTATGAGATTAAAGATAAATATCCAAATGAAATATCAGGCGGGCAAAAGCAACGAACTTCAGCAGCAAGAGCATTCATTCATGAGCCAAGCATTATTTTTGCTGATGAACCAACTGGAGCTCTTGATTCAAAATCCGCTTCTGATTTATTAAATAAATTAAGCCATTTAAATCAAACAAGAAGTGCAACAATCCTTATAGTTACACATGATCCAGTTGCTGCAAGCTACTGTAACAGAGTTGTTTTCATTAAAGATGGACAAATTTATACACAGCTTTATAAAGGATCTCAAGATAGACAAAGCTTTTTCCAAGATATTATCAAAACACAAGGAATTTTGGGTGGTGTGCAAAATGACCTTAAGTAA
- the kdsA gene encoding 3-deoxy-8-phosphooctulonate synthase produces MTQVVSLNDTISFGGKEPFVLIAGPCVIEDEKLIMETAEQLKELTTKLNIPFIFKASYDKANRSSIHSFRGPGIEKGLEMLAKVKETFNVPVTSDVHEPVQAMAAAEVLDILQIPAFLCRQTDLLVAAAETGKIVNVKKGQFLAPWDMKNVVTKLRESGNEQILLTERGSTFGYNNLVVDMRSLITMQELGVPVVFDATHSVQIPGGNGTTTGGKREFVPYLSRAAAAVGISSIFMEVHPNPDNAMSDGPNMVNLAELEEVLKPIVEIDALVKNL; encoded by the coding sequence ATTACTCAAGTAGTTTCATTAAACGATACCATTTCTTTTGGCGGTAAAGAACCTTTTGTTCTAATTGCAGGACCCTGTGTCATTGAGGATGAGAAGCTTATCATGGAAACGGCTGAACAGTTAAAGGAGTTGACAACGAAGTTAAACATCCCCTTTATCTTTAAGGCTTCCTATGACAAAGCAAATCGTTCTTCCATTCATTCTTTTCGAGGACCGGGCATCGAGAAAGGCTTAGAAATGCTAGCTAAGGTAAAAGAGACATTTAATGTACCCGTGACATCTGATGTTCATGAGCCAGTCCAAGCAATGGCTGCAGCAGAAGTATTGGATATTCTACAAATTCCTGCTTTTTTATGCAGACAAACTGACTTATTGGTAGCTGCTGCAGAAACAGGGAAGATTGTGAATGTGAAAAAGGGACAGTTTTTGGCACCGTGGGATATGAAAAATGTTGTTACTAAGTTAAGGGAGAGTGGAAATGAACAGATTTTGTTAACAGAACGTGGATCCACATTTGGTTATAATAATTTAGTTGTGGATATGCGATCCCTTATTACAATGCAGGAATTAGGGGTACCGGTTGTTTTTGACGCGACACACAGTGTTCAAATACCAGGTGGGAATGGAACAACAACTGGGGGGAAAAGAGAATTTGTTCCCTATTTATCGAGAGCTGCTGCTGCAGTAGGAATTTCCTCGATATTTATGGAAGTCCATCCGAATCCTGATAATGCAATGTCAGATGGACCAAATATGGTGAACTTAGCGGAATTAGAGGAAGTGTTAAAGCCAATAGTGGAGATTGATGCACTGGTGAAAAATCTGTAA
- a CDS encoding ABC transporter permease, which yields MTLSNLVIRNLKKNIKYYYLYIFALVFSVALYFSFVTLQYDPSMDAAENTMKGAAAIKAASVLLVAIVSIFLLYANTIFIKRRGKEIGLFQLIGMTKSRIFRLLTLENFILYFLSILIGIFIGFSFSKVTVMILFKVTGITAITKLHFSTEALAQTIIVFCVIYVFIMLMNYIFIKRQTILSLFRITSSTETRVKKMSAWEMILGIIGIVFIISGYFISSQLFSGSIVSMNMLFLAMISILALVIIGTYLFYKGSVSFLFNLIRKKKKGYININQVLSLSSIMFRMKSNSILLTIITTVSALALGLLCLSYISYYSAEKTAKENVPADFAFANADDVESFSKLLKDKDIAYTEERIPVIQTIFNLEDIMNEVPGEFTIDSTAMQMPVISEEHVKDVNLSKEEVAFTGYSSALEKFMKLKSKGTISFLLNGKSFSLNYVGLKDRNIIPYTFTSGGLPTAIVDSTVFDLLEKNMDESIQSPSTLYIGITINKDNEIVAANKLYQQLAFEGYDTISRYDRIQTQKEMMGLTMFIVGFLGLTFLITSGCILYFKQIDEGEEEKYTYTILRKLGYTQDDLLNGIKTKQLFNFGIPLLIGLLHSYFAVQSGWFFFGTELWAPMFIVMGLYAVLYSIFGILSVVYYKKIIADAL from the coding sequence ATGACCTTAAGTAATCTTGTTATTCGTAATCTCAAGAAAAATATAAAATACTATTATCTTTATATTTTTGCCTTAGTATTTAGTGTTGCACTGTATTTTTCCTTTGTGACTTTACAGTATGATCCATCAATGGATGCTGCTGAAAACACCATGAAAGGTGCTGCTGCCATTAAAGCAGCCTCCGTATTATTAGTTGCTATCGTTTCGATTTTTCTCCTGTACGCAAATACTATTTTTATTAAACGTCGTGGAAAAGAAATTGGCTTGTTCCAATTAATTGGGATGACGAAAAGCAGGATCTTTCGGTTGTTAACATTGGAAAATTTTATTTTGTACTTTCTATCTATTCTTATTGGTATTTTTATCGGCTTTTCTTTTTCAAAAGTAACTGTCATGATTCTCTTTAAAGTAACCGGCATAACAGCAATTACTAAGCTTCACTTTTCTACGGAGGCTCTAGCGCAAACAATCATTGTTTTTTGTGTCATATATGTATTCATCATGTTAATGAATTATATTTTCATTAAAAGACAAACCATTCTTTCCTTATTCCGTATTACTTCTTCTACGGAAACACGAGTGAAAAAAATGTCTGCATGGGAAATGATCCTTGGTATTATTGGCATTGTATTTATTATAAGCGGCTATTTTATCTCTTCTCAATTATTTAGCGGCTCTATTGTATCAATGAATATGTTATTTTTAGCGATGATTTCCATTCTTGCCCTTGTAATAATTGGCACATATCTTTTTTATAAAGGATCTGTTAGTTTTTTATTCAACCTTATTCGCAAAAAGAAAAAGGGCTACATTAATATTAATCAAGTCCTTTCCTTATCTAGTATTATGTTTCGTATGAAATCGAACTCTATTTTATTAACGATTATTACAACCGTTTCTGCTCTGGCATTAGGTTTATTATGCTTAAGCTATATATCTTACTATTCTGCTGAAAAAACTGCGAAGGAAAATGTTCCAGCTGATTTCGCTTTTGCTAATGCAGATGATGTCGAATCATTCTCAAAGCTCTTAAAAGACAAAGACATCGCTTATACGGAGGAAAGAATTCCTGTTATTCAAACTATCTTCAATCTTGAAGACATTATGAACGAGGTTCCAGGAGAATTCACAATAGATTCTACCGCGATGCAAATGCCTGTCATTAGCGAAGAACATGTAAAGGATGTTAATTTATCTAAAGAGGAAGTAGCTTTTACTGGGTATAGTTCTGCATTAGAAAAGTTTATGAAACTGAAATCAAAAGGGACCATTTCCTTCTTGTTAAACGGGAAATCTTTCTCCTTAAATTATGTAGGGCTAAAGGATCGAAACATTATTCCTTATACCTTTACTAGTGGCGGACTTCCAACCGCTATTGTCGACTCAACTGTTTTTGATTTATTAGAAAAGAATATGGATGAAAGTATCCAATCACCATCTACTCTTTATATTGGGATTACTATTAACAAGGACAACGAAATCGTAGCTGCTAATAAACTTTATCAACAGCTAGCTTTTGAAGGCTACGATACAATATCACGCTATGATAGAATCCAAACCCAAAAGGAAATGATGGGTCTGACAATGTTTATCGTCGGTTTTCTTGGACTTACCTTTCTCATAACGTCTGGATGTATTCTCTATTTTAAACAAATAGATGAAGGGGAAGAAGAAAAATATACTTACACCATCCTCCGCAAATTAGGATATACACAGGATGACTTATTAAATGGTATCAAAACAAAGCAGCTATTTAACTTCGGAATACCATTACTTATTGGCCTACTTCACAGCTATTTCGCTGTCCAATCCGGCTGGTTTTTCTTCGGAACAGAATTGTGGGCACCAATGTTCATCGTAATGGGGCTGTATGCCGTACTGTATTCGATTTTCGGAATTCTATCCGTTGTTTATTATAAAAAAATTATAGCAGACGCTTTGTAA
- a CDS encoding response regulator transcription factor — MFKILLIEDDQTLFHAIKERLEQWSYTAFGINDFNKVMQEFADIKPDLVLIDIQLPKYDGFHWCRMIRSHSNVPIIFLSSRDHPTDMVMSMQLGADDFVQKPFHFDVLIAKIQAILRRVYNYSLEQTVLKTWWDATIDLEKNTVTSPKGEIELTKNEMFILKILLDQKNKIVSRDTLINELWNDKRFVSDNTLTVNVNRLRKKLDELHLGSHIETKVGQGYMAIEGDIK; from the coding sequence ATGTTTAAAATACTTTTAATCGAAGACGATCAAACATTATTTCATGCAATAAAGGAACGTTTAGAGCAATGGTCATATACAGCGTTCGGAATAAATGATTTTAATAAAGTCATGCAGGAATTCGCTGATATAAAACCTGATTTAGTGCTTATAGATATCCAACTTCCGAAATACGATGGATTTCATTGGTGCCGAATGATAAGAAGTCACTCAAATGTGCCAATTATATTCTTATCTTCTCGCGATCACCCAACCGATATGGTTATGTCCATGCAGCTTGGGGCAGATGATTTTGTACAAAAACCATTTCATTTTGACGTTTTAATCGCAAAAATTCAAGCAATACTGCGCCGAGTATATAATTATAGCTTAGAACAAACAGTACTAAAAACCTGGTGGGATGCAACAATTGATTTGGAAAAAAACACAGTAACTTCTCCTAAAGGGGAAATTGAATTAACGAAAAATGAAATGTTTATCTTAAAAATTTTACTGGATCAGAAAAATAAAATTGTCTCTAGAGACACTCTTATCAACGAACTATGGAATGATAAGCGATTCGTTAGTGACAATACGTTAACAGTAAATGTTAATCGTTTACGAAAAAAACTAGATGAGCTTCATCTCGGTAGTCATATTGAAACAAAAGTTGGACAAGGATATATGGCGATTGAAGGGGACATAAAATGA
- a CDS encoding KdsC family phosphatase produces MGIKLIVLDVDGVLTDGRLYIGSDGTEYKAFHTQDGMGISLAKQVGIKTAIITGRKSKAVRKRAEELNFDYIFEGIHDKLKTLQKIIDEIGIEFEEVCYMGDDLNDIPILTKVGWPCAPKNAIDFVKNQVAFVAESNGGDGAVREMIDSLLLQKYSQEEIVQLFLSKKAKITQ; encoded by the coding sequence ATGGGGATTAAGTTAATTGTATTAGACGTAGATGGTGTTCTTACAGATGGGAGACTATATATTGGTTCAGACGGTACGGAGTATAAAGCATTTCATACACAGGACGGTATGGGGATTAGCCTAGCTAAACAGGTAGGAATAAAGACAGCTATTATTACAGGCAGGAAATCAAAAGCTGTCAGAAAAAGAGCAGAAGAATTGAATTTCGACTATATTTTTGAAGGAATTCACGATAAGTTAAAAACACTTCAGAAGATAATCGATGAAATAGGAATAGAGTTTGAGGAAGTATGCTATATGGGTGATGATCTCAACGATATTCCTATTTTAACAAAGGTAGGATGGCCATGCGCTCCTAAAAATGCAATTGATTTTGTGAAAAATCAAGTAGCATTTGTTGCAGAGTCTAATGGAGGAGATGGCGCAGTTCGAGAAATGATCGATTCTCTTCTCCTACAAAAATATAGTCAAGAAGAAATAGTTCAGCTATTTCTATCCAAAAAAGCAAAGATAACACAATAG
- a CDS encoding KpsF/GutQ family sugar-phosphate isomerase, translated as MQEINLPKFDYTDTLATVLEKEAQAILDLRDMLDDSIDDAIHLILSCKGKVVVTGIGKSGIIGRKIQATFSSTGTPSCFLHPSEGLHGDLGMVTADDVVLAISNSGESDEVLRLLPSIETIGAKLIAITKNVFSTLAMKANVALCLGEFEEACPLGLAPTTSTTVTLALGDAIAIALLEARKFRPEDFALYHPNGSLGRKLLLKVDDIIFHTRKNPIVQEGDKVKDALFAMTDQGLGAASIVNEKDQLIGVLTDGDIRRAFALSMDVMNENVENLISAPSIVIEKGALAAEALQLMEDKEITVLPIVDTNNKPVGMLHLHDLMKLGI; from the coding sequence ATGCAAGAAATTAATTTGCCGAAATTCGACTATACAGATACATTAGCAACCGTACTAGAAAAAGAAGCACAGGCAATATTGGATTTAAGAGATATGTTGGATGATTCAATAGATGATGCTATTCATTTAATTTTATCCTGTAAAGGGAAGGTGGTGGTTACTGGGATAGGAAAGTCAGGCATTATTGGTAGAAAGATACAGGCGACATTCTCAAGCACTGGAACTCCATCCTGCTTTTTGCATCCATCTGAAGGATTACACGGAGATTTAGGAATGGTTACTGCGGATGATGTGGTGCTTGCCATTTCCAATAGTGGAGAAAGTGATGAAGTTCTTCGGTTACTCCCTTCCATTGAAACGATTGGAGCAAAGTTGATTGCTATTACCAAAAATGTGTTTTCCACTTTAGCAATGAAGGCAAATGTTGCTTTATGTTTAGGGGAGTTTGAAGAAGCTTGTCCGTTAGGTCTAGCACCAACAACTAGTACTACGGTAACCCTTGCATTAGGAGATGCGATTGCTATTGCCTTATTAGAAGCGAGAAAGTTTAGACCAGAGGATTTCGCTCTGTATCATCCAAATGGTTCTTTAGGAAGAAAATTGTTATTAAAGGTAGATGATATTATTTTTCATACGAGGAAAAATCCCATTGTCCAAGAAGGAGATAAAGTTAAGGATGCTTTATTTGCAATGACGGATCAAGGGTTAGGAGCCGCTTCCATTGTAAATGAGAAAGATCAATTAATTGGTGTCTTGACAGATGGTGATATCCGTAGAGCATTTGCGCTCTCGATGGATGTCATGAATGAAAATGTCGAAAATTTAATCTCAGCCCCGTCCATTGTAATCGAAAAAGGTGCTTTAGCTGCTGAAGCCTTACAATTAATGGAGGATAAAGAAATAACCGTGCTGCCAATCGTTGATACCAATAATAAACCAGTTGGAATGCTCCATCTCCATGATTTAATGAAATTAGGTATCTAA
- a CDS encoding nucleobase:cation symporter-2 family protein, which produces MEKMTAKTWSVGLQHVLAMYAGAVLVPLIVGGALNLTPEQLAYLISIDLLTCGIATLLQVWKNKFFGIGLPVMLGCTFTAVGPMIAIGSKHGISAIYGAIIVSGIIVVLISSIFSKLVKFFPPVVTGSVVTIIGLTLIPVAFNDMAGGEGSADFGNLKNLVLAFGVLAIIILLNKFTTGFIKTISILLGIIIGTIIASFMGMVHFSEVGEAKWLHGITPFYFGAPTFDLTSIITMTLVAIVSLIESTGVYLALGDITNKKVSEKDLAKGYRSEGLASVIGGIFNSFPYTAYSQNVGLVQLTGVKSKNVIYAAGTILIILGFIPKIAAITTLIPTPVLGGASLAMFGMVVSYGIKMLGKVDFNQQGNLLILACSIGMGLGVTVVPDIFMKFPESIRILFQSGIVAGGITAIILNILFNIIPGSRVKTTQMEEKTVA; this is translated from the coding sequence ATGGAAAAAATGACAGCAAAAACTTGGTCTGTAGGACTGCAGCATGTACTTGCAATGTATGCAGGTGCGGTGCTTGTGCCTTTAATAGTTGGTGGAGCTCTAAATTTAACACCAGAACAATTAGCATACCTTATTTCTATTGATTTATTAACTTGTGGTATTGCGACATTGTTACAGGTTTGGAAAAATAAATTCTTTGGAATCGGCCTTCCTGTTATGTTAGGTTGTACATTTACAGCTGTTGGCCCGATGATTGCAATTGGAAGTAAGCATGGAATATCCGCTATTTATGGTGCAATTATTGTTTCTGGTATCATTGTCGTTCTTATCTCATCTATTTTTAGTAAACTAGTAAAATTCTTTCCGCCAGTTGTAACTGGATCTGTTGTTACAATTATTGGTCTTACTTTAATTCCGGTTGCATTTAATGATATGGCTGGTGGAGAGGGAAGCGCAGATTTTGGCAACCTTAAAAACCTAGTCCTTGCTTTTGGTGTGTTAGCAATCATTATTTTACTTAATAAATTTACAACAGGATTTATCAAAACAATCTCTATCTTACTCGGTATTATTATTGGAACCATTATTGCGTCATTTATGGGGATGGTTCATTTTTCAGAGGTAGGAGAAGCGAAGTGGCTTCATGGGATTACTCCGTTTTATTTTGGTGCTCCAACCTTTGATCTTACTTCTATTATTACAATGACACTTGTTGCAATTGTAAGCTTAATTGAGTCAACAGGGGTTTATTTAGCACTTGGGGATATTACAAATAAAAAGGTATCCGAAAAAGATTTAGCAAAGGGATATCGATCAGAAGGATTGGCATCTGTTATTGGCGGAATATTTAATTCATTCCCTTACACTGCATATTCGCAAAATGTTGGGCTAGTTCAGCTAACTGGTGTCAAATCGAAAAATGTCATTTATGCAGCGGGTACGATTTTAATTATTTTAGGTTTTATTCCTAAAATTGCTGCCATTACTACATTAATTCCAACTCCAGTTCTTGGTGGAGCTTCTCTTGCCATGTTTGGAATGGTTGTTTCGTATGGTATTAAAATGCTAGGTAAGGTGGACTTTAATCAACAAGGAAACCTATTAATTCTTGCCTGTTCAATAGGGATGGGACTTGGTGTAACCGTCGTTCCTGATATTTTTATGAAATTTCCAGAAAGCATCCGGATTCTATTCCAAAGTGGTATCGTGGCTGGTGGAATAACCGCGATTATTTTAAATATTTTATTTAACATTATTCCAGGTTCCCGAGTAAAAACAACTCAAATGGAAGAAAAGACAGTAGCTTAA